A genomic region of Denticeps clupeoides chromosome 17, fDenClu1.1, whole genome shotgun sequence contains the following coding sequences:
- the LOC114766539 gene encoding gastricsin-like: protein MKSLIFLLALAVMSEALHKVPLTRGKSIRQMLRERGVRLPYTDPALKYQPREVLATSGIDPMSNYNDNEYYGAITVGTPPQSFQVLFDTGSSNLWVDSVYCSTQACTTHTQFNPQQSSTWSSTGQTFYLPYGAGSLSGLFGYDTVTVAGITIQSQEVGVSTNEPGQNFVVAQFDGILGLAYPSISAGQQTPVVDTMIQQGLLQSDIFAFYLSSGGQGSEVAFGGVDQNMYTGQIYWTPVTSESYWQIGIQAFLVGGQATGWCSQGCQAIVDTGTSMLTAPQQVLGSLMQSIGAQQDQYGQYVVDCSQVSSLPTLTFTISGVDFPLPPSAYVSQVNQWAICTINITPTYLPSQNGQPLWILGDVFLRQYYSVYDRANNQLGFATAA from the exons ATGAAGAGTCTGATCTTTCTTCTCGCTTTGGCCGTCATGTCCGAGGCCCTCCACAA GGTGCCTCTGACGAGGGGGAAGTCCATCAGGCAGATGCTGAGGGAAAGGGGCGTGCGCCTGCCTTACACTGACCCCGCCCTCAAGTACCAACCCCGCGAGGTCCTGGCCACCTCCGGCATCGACCCCATGAGCAACTACAATGAC AACGAGTACTATGGAGCCATCACTGTTGGAACCCCACCCCAGTCCTTCCAGGTGCTGTTTGACACTGGTTCCTCCAACCTGTGGGTGGATTCAGTCTACTGTAGCACGCAGGCCTGCA CAACCCACACCCAGTTCAACCCTCAGCAGTCCTCCACCTGGTCCAGCACTGGCCAGACCTTCTATCTGCCGTATGGAGCTGGTAGCCTGAGTGGTCTCTTTGGCTACGATACTGTCACT GTGGCTGGCATCACCATCCAGAGCCAGGAGGTGGGTGTCAGCACCAATGAGCCCGGTCAGAACTTCGTGGTGGCCCAGTTTGATGGTATTCTGGGACTGGCCTACCCCAGCATCTCAGCAGGACAGCAAACGCCCGTTGTGGACACCATGATACAGCAGGGTCTCCTGCAGTCGGACATTTTCGCCTTCTACCTGTCCAG CGGTGGCCAGGGAAGTGAGGTGGCCTTTGGTGGCGTGGACCAAAACATGTACACCGGGCAGATCTACTGGACTCCAGTCACTTCTGAATCCTACTGGCAGATCGGAATTCAGGC ATTCCTGGTGGGCGGTCAGGCCACCGGCTGGTGCTCTCAGGGCTGCCAGGCCATCGTGGACACTGGCACCTCCATGCTGACTGCCCCTCAGCAGGTCCTGGGCTCACTGATGCAGTCGATCGGCGCTCAGCAGGATCAGTACGGACAG taTGTGGTGGACTGCAGTCAGGTGAGCAGCCTGCCCACCCTGACCTTCACCATCAGTGGGGTGGACTTCCCTCTGCCTCCCTCGGCCTACGTTTCCCAGGTGAATCAATGGGCCAT CTGCACCATCAACATCACCCCGACCTACCTGCCCTCACAGAACGGGCAGCCCCTGTGGATCCTGGGAGATGTCTTCCTCAGGCAGTACTATTCCGTGTACGACCGCGCCAACAACCAGCTGGGCTTCGCCACCGCAGCCTAA